A section of the Maniola jurtina chromosome 28, ilManJurt1.1, whole genome shotgun sequence genome encodes:
- the LOC123879431 gene encoding uncharacterized protein LOC123879431 produces MSTVQNSLWTKLPAETLDSKYEKCRNITEEIYKRINITFQIKKLETNIQSDLSDNSDQIDSNELSNETDLFACDKSSISSSTELEALEQGSAACEKFINNNNNEEKVKKATVVCKRPRKRFRKRVKKQQSSKKDSDGSSDEAIPLSRVAVVDNRAAKSPLHSFMGVPNVVITPIDLKKLKLPVPNTTATKKSESKQTQKAKGESPKEKAIDKTVDIKKGVDKNIELKKGVEKPEILTIKEKSPSEWNCTLCSLSFKGERGLRRHMTMSHIISPDEEKKSNKSREET; encoded by the exons ATGTCAACTGTGCAAAACAGTCTTTGGACCAAATTGCCTGCAGAGACCTTGGATTCCAAGTACGAGAAATGTAGAAATATCACAGAGGAAATATATAAGAGGATAAACATaacatttcaaattaaaaagcTTGAGACAAACATACAAAGTGACTTGTCTGATAATAG TGACCAAATAGATAGTAACGAACTGAGTAATGAGACAGACCTATTTGCCTGTGACAAGTCTTCAATATCAAGCAGTACAGAGTTAGAAGCGTTAGAGCAAGGCAGTGCTGCCTGCGAAAAgttcatcaataataataacaatgaaGAGAAAGTCAAGAAAGCCACGGTGGTTTGCAAGAGACCTCGCAAGAG ATTCAGAAAGCGGGTAAAAAAGCAGCAATCATCAAAGAAAGACTCGGACGGGTCCAGTGATGAGGCCATACCATTAAGCCGGGTCGCAGTAGTGGACAATAGGGCTGCCAAGTCACCTCTACACTCGTTCATGGGAGTCCCCAATGTTGTGATCACACCTATTG ATCTGAAAAAACTGAAACTACCCGTGCCAAACACAACTGCAACAAAGAAATCTGAGtcaaaacaaacacaaaaagCCAAAGGGGAATCCCCTAAAGAGAAAGCCATAGACAAAACGGTAGACATCAAAAAGGGCGTAGACAAAAACATAGAGTTGAAAAAGGGTGTGGAAAAACCAGAGATATTGACTATCAAAGAGAAAAGTCCCTCAGAATGGAACTGCACTTTATGCAGTTTGTCATTTAAAGGAGAACGGGGTttaag ACGCCACATGACGATGTCACACATTATAAGTCCGGACGAAGagaaaaaatctaataaatcgCGAGAGGAGACCTAG